A part of Pseudoalteromonas arctica A 37-1-2 genomic DNA contains:
- the smpB gene encoding SsrA-binding protein SmpB: MAKKNSSKSTSNTIALNKKARHEYFLHDKFEAGVELQGWEVKSIRAGKVNITETYIHLKNGEAFLLGSQIQPLISASTHVICDPLRYRKLLLSRRELDRLFGATERDGYSLIATAMYWKKCWVKLEFHLAKGKKLHDKREDGKDKDWSREKERLMKHKA; this comes from the coding sequence ATGGCTAAGAAAAATTCATCAAAATCGACAAGTAATACCATCGCGCTAAACAAAAAAGCGCGACATGAGTATTTTTTACACGATAAGTTTGAAGCGGGTGTTGAACTACAAGGCTGGGAAGTTAAAAGTATCCGAGCTGGTAAAGTAAATATCACAGAAACTTATATTCATCTTAAAAATGGCGAAGCATTTTTACTTGGCAGTCAAATTCAGCCACTTATTAGTGCGTCGACCCATGTAATTTGCGATCCACTACGTTATCGTAAATTGCTATTAAGCAGACGCGAACTTGACCGTTTATTCGGTGCTACAGAGCGCGATGGCTATTCTTTAATAGCTACAGCGATGTACTGGAAAAAATGCTGGGTAAAACTTGAGTTTCATTTAGCAAAAGGTAAGAAATTACACGACAAACGCGAAGACGGTAAAGATAAAGACTGGTCGCGTGAAAAAGAACGCTTAATGAAGCATAAAGCATAA
- a CDS encoding type II toxin-antitoxin system RatA family toxin codes for MPQIEKSALVMYSTKEMFDLVNDVEAYSQFLPNCSDSKIVSQHDNNMTASLEISKAGIKKWFTTENTFVDEQTVLLRLVDGPFKMLKGRWHFQALDTKACKVQLELEFEFSSKLVELAFGKIFNDVAKNMVSAFTQRAKQVYGARV; via the coding sequence ATGCCACAAATAGAAAAAAGTGCGCTGGTTATGTACAGCACTAAAGAGATGTTTGATCTAGTTAATGATGTAGAAGCTTATTCACAGTTTTTACCAAATTGCTCAGACTCAAAAATTGTTTCACAGCACGATAATAACATGACCGCGAGTTTAGAAATATCTAAGGCGGGTATAAAAAAGTGGTTTACCACCGAAAACACCTTTGTTGATGAACAAACCGTGTTACTGCGCCTTGTTGATGGTCCATTTAAGATGTTAAAAGGGCGCTGGCACTTTCAAGCGCTTGATACTAAAGCTTGTAAAGTACAGTTAGAGTTAGAGTTTGAATTTTCGAGTAAATTGGTAGAGCTCGCTTTTGGTAAGATTTTTAATGATGTAGCCAAAAATATGGTGAGTGCATTTACTCAGCGTGCAAAGCAGGTTTATGGAGCGCGAGTATGA
- a CDS encoding RnfH family protein, with translation MINVEVVFALPTTATCLSIEVPQGTTVEQAVIQSGIIEKCPEIDATSLTLGVWNRTVKANYELKDGDRIEIYRPLIADPKDARRKRAEKAKDEGRANKITGGRPIER, from the coding sequence ATGATTAATGTTGAGGTGGTCTTTGCATTACCGACCACGGCCACGTGTTTATCAATTGAAGTGCCACAAGGGACGACAGTCGAGCAAGCTGTTATTCAGTCAGGTATTATAGAAAAGTGCCCAGAAATAGATGCCACATCGCTAACGTTAGGTGTGTGGAATCGAACTGTAAAAGCTAACTATGAATTAAAAGACGGTGACCGTATAGAAATATACCGCCCATTAATTGCAGACCCTAAAGATGCGCGCAGAAAGCGTGCTGAAAAAGCAAAAGATGAAGGTCGGGCAAATAAAATAACAGGTGGACGTCCAATAGAGCGGTAA
- a CDS encoding outer membrane protein assembly factor BamE — MQSLKTFSLWLIVALTLSSAAGCSSWVYRINIPQGNFLEQSDVEKLRVNMTREQVIYVLGRPIAEDAFDNNTWRYIYSFNKGRKNEQNKELVINFENEKLVSISGDYDQPENFNTPLEQ, encoded by the coding sequence ATGCAGTCGTTAAAAACTTTTTCTCTTTGGCTTATCGTTGCTTTAACACTTAGCTCAGCAGCTGGTTGCTCTAGCTGGGTATACCGAATTAACATCCCACAAGGCAACTTTTTAGAGCAATCTGATGTTGAAAAACTTCGTGTAAATATGACTCGAGAGCAAGTTATTTATGTATTAGGTAGACCTATTGCCGAGGATGCCTTTGATAATAACACTTGGCGTTATATTTACAGCTTCAATAAAGGCCGTAAAAACGAACAAAATAAAGAGTTAGTAATTAACTTTGAAAATGAAAAGTTAGTTTCAATCTCAGGTGATTATGACCAACCTGAAAACTTTAATACGCCTTTAGAGCAATAA
- a CDS encoding GIY-YIG nuclease family protein, producing MTTNNEKSLQHIETNILKTESIWFLYIVETRLGHWYTGITTNVEKRFATHQAGKGAKNLRGKGPLLLIHQQQVGNKSEASKLEYQLKKLTRAKKEAYVLAFNSGDSENA from the coding sequence TTGACCACTAATAATGAAAAAAGTTTACAACACATTGAAACGAATATTTTAAAAACCGAGTCTATTTGGTTTTTATATATAGTTGAAACGCGATTAGGCCATTGGTACACCGGGATCACGACTAATGTTGAAAAACGTTTTGCAACTCATCAAGCCGGGAAAGGAGCTAAAAATCTTAGAGGCAAAGGGCCGCTTTTACTTATCCATCAACAACAAGTGGGCAATAAAAGTGAAGCAAGTAAGCTTGAATATCAATTAAAAAAGCTCACTAGAGCCAAAAAGGAAGCGTACGTTTTAGCGTTTAATAGCGGCGATAGTGAAAACGCTTAG
- a CDS encoding methyl-accepting chemotaxis protein: MTIQNLSITQKITALGSAIAICVAALIGLTSLYSSEDIIEQRMIESELPSKLQTISNHIGGEINELLGAAQQLSSNEFILQWAQSNNQDDTLLLKELNRVAQQYDLATASWANRDTAQYWNQNGFLRVLKNDAADGWFFAFKQSKQPYSISIYQESANDVKMFVNHQQANGTGLAGLAKSITDMQKLLQQFKIEQTGFVFIADKSGLIQLHKDASKVAKANIDDLYTANIHSQLFNSNGFALEEISLNGEPTFIAATPIKNTDLYVVAQVPKSEVFASVNTLQWQIFTFTIITALVASLISYLLARSLSSPLSKMAELFSRLGSGDANLAYRLPESSQPELNNLSNGFNQFINKIETAITQVASESHDIRQSSDHVFEQAKRNSQAIDHQKEQTISVAAAINEMGATVQEIAQSAANTAKLTDSSRENTIQSHKQVLQSQATISALASDIDGITEQVTLLSKKTVDIASIVDSIRGISDQTNLLALNAAIESARAGEHGRGFAVVADEVRALANRTSQSTTEIQSMIEELTRISDDVVNDIGQSKDKAQQSVGAMQNSVELLDTITETANEINDMATLIATATEQQSNVVADVSRNIEQISEISDKAMSEQINTEQAIRDLANSAQTLDALVATFEKHR, from the coding sequence ATGACGATACAAAACCTTTCTATTACTCAAAAAATCACAGCTTTAGGCAGTGCTATTGCTATATGTGTAGCCGCGCTTATTGGCTTGACCTCTTTATACAGCTCAGAAGATATAATTGAGCAACGTATGATTGAGTCAGAGCTCCCTAGTAAACTGCAAACAATCAGCAATCACATAGGCGGTGAAATCAACGAGTTACTCGGTGCTGCTCAGCAACTATCATCAAACGAATTTATTTTACAATGGGCTCAATCAAACAACCAAGACGATACATTACTATTAAAAGAATTAAATCGCGTTGCCCAGCAATACGATTTAGCCACAGCATCTTGGGCAAATAGAGACACTGCACAGTATTGGAATCAGAATGGGTTTTTGCGTGTGTTAAAAAACGATGCAGCCGATGGCTGGTTTTTTGCTTTTAAGCAATCAAAACAGCCCTACTCTATTAGTATTTATCAAGAGTCAGCCAATGATGTGAAAATGTTTGTAAATCATCAGCAGGCTAATGGTACTGGTTTAGCAGGTCTTGCAAAAAGCATCACTGATATGCAAAAGCTATTACAGCAATTTAAAATTGAGCAAACAGGCTTTGTATTCATTGCAGATAAAAGTGGATTGATTCAGCTTCATAAAGATGCAAGTAAAGTAGCTAAAGCAAATATTGATGATTTGTATACTGCAAATATCCACAGCCAACTATTTAATAGTAATGGCTTTGCGCTAGAAGAAATCAGCTTAAATGGCGAACCTACTTTTATCGCTGCTACGCCAATTAAAAATACCGATTTATATGTTGTAGCTCAAGTGCCAAAAAGTGAAGTCTTCGCAAGTGTAAATACCTTACAATGGCAAATTTTTACCTTTACGATAATTACAGCATTAGTTGCTAGCTTGATTAGTTACTTACTTGCACGCTCACTTTCATCTCCACTTTCTAAAATGGCTGAGCTATTTTCACGATTAGGCTCTGGCGATGCAAATTTAGCGTACCGCTTACCAGAATCGAGCCAACCAGAGCTTAACAATCTAAGTAATGGCTTTAATCAGTTTATTAATAAAATAGAAACAGCCATTACTCAGGTTGCAAGCGAAAGCCACGATATACGTCAAAGCTCTGATCATGTATTTGAACAAGCCAAACGAAATTCTCAAGCAATAGATCACCAAAAAGAACAAACAATATCTGTCGCAGCAGCAATCAACGAAATGGGCGCTACAGTGCAAGAAATAGCGCAAAGTGCTGCAAATACAGCTAAGTTAACCGATAGCAGCCGCGAAAATACAATTCAGAGCCACAAGCAGGTATTACAAAGCCAAGCAACTATCTCAGCCCTTGCCAGCGATATTGATGGCATTACAGAGCAAGTAACTTTGCTTTCTAAAAAGACAGTTGATATTGCAAGTATTGTTGACTCAATTAGAGGTATATCGGATCAAACTAATCTACTTGCTTTAAATGCGGCTATTGAATCTGCTCGCGCAGGAGAACATGGTCGAGGCTTTGCTGTTGTTGCTGATGAAGTACGTGCACTGGCAAACCGCACATCGCAATCAACCACCGAAATCCAATCTATGATTGAAGAGCTTACAAGAATATCTGACGATGTAGTGAACGATATTGGTCAATCGAAAGATAAAGCACAGCAAAGCGTTGGTGCTATGCAAAACTCAGTAGAATTACTCGATACGATAACCGAAACAGCCAATGAGATAAACGATATGGCTACGCTCATAGCGACTGCAACTGAGCAGCAAAGTAATGTGGTTGCCGATGTAAGTCGTAATATTGAGCAGATTAGCGAAATTAGCGATAAAGCAATGAGCGAACAAATCAATACAGAGCAAGCTATTCGAGACTTAGCAAACAGCGCACAAACACTTGATGCACTTGTAGCGACCTTTGAAAAGCATCGCTAA
- the ilvC gene encoding ketol-acid reductoisomerase, with translation MANYFNTLPLREQLAQLAQCEFMDAGEFADGVDALKGKKLVIVGCGAQGLNQGLNLRDSGLDVSYTLRASAISERRQSFLNASENGFTVGTYEELIPTADVVLNLTPDKQHTAVVSAIMPLMKKDSTLAYSHGFNIVEEGMQVREDITVIMVAPKCPGSEVREEYKRGFGVPTLIAVHPENDPQGLGLAQAKAYAAGTGGHRAGVLKSSFIAEVKSDLMGEQTILCGMLQTGSILCFDKMVEKGVDAGYASKLIQYGWEVITEALKYGGVTNMLDRLSNPAKVKAFELSEELKLIMRPLYNKHQDDIIDGTFSRTMMEDWNNDDVNLLKWRAETAETNFEKTPAGDVEISEQEFFDNGILMVAMVKAGVELAFETMTAAGIIEESAYYESLHETPLIANTIARKKLFEMNRTISDTAEYGCYLYNHACLPLLADFMKNVDTDIIGKGLGEHSNQVDNQTLIQVNAALREHPVEKVGAKLRGYMSAMKKIV, from the coding sequence ATGGCGAATTATTTCAATACCTTACCTTTACGCGAGCAATTAGCGCAATTAGCGCAATGTGAATTTATGGACGCAGGCGAATTTGCCGATGGCGTTGACGCACTTAAAGGTAAAAAACTAGTTATTGTAGGCTGTGGCGCACAAGGTTTAAACCAAGGCTTAAACTTACGTGACTCTGGTTTAGATGTTTCTTACACATTACGTGCTTCAGCTATTTCTGAGCGTCGCCAATCATTTTTAAATGCGTCTGAAAACGGCTTTACTGTTGGTACTTATGAAGAATTAATTCCTACCGCTGACGTAGTACTTAATTTAACGCCAGATAAACAACATACCGCTGTAGTAAGTGCGATTATGCCACTTATGAAAAAAGACTCTACACTTGCTTACTCTCATGGCTTTAATATTGTTGAAGAAGGCATGCAAGTACGTGAAGACATTACCGTAATCATGGTTGCGCCTAAGTGTCCTGGTTCTGAAGTACGTGAAGAATACAAACGCGGTTTTGGTGTGCCAACTCTGATCGCAGTTCACCCAGAAAATGACCCTCAAGGTCTTGGTTTAGCACAAGCTAAAGCGTATGCAGCGGGTACGGGCGGACATCGCGCAGGTGTACTTAAATCATCATTTATTGCTGAGGTTAAGTCTGACCTAATGGGCGAACAAACCATTTTATGTGGCATGTTACAAACTGGCTCTATTTTATGTTTTGATAAAATGGTAGAAAAAGGCGTTGATGCGGGTTACGCATCAAAACTAATTCAATACGGCTGGGAAGTAATTACCGAAGCACTTAAGTATGGCGGCGTTACTAACATGCTTGACCGCCTTTCAAACCCAGCAAAAGTAAAAGCGTTTGAACTAAGTGAAGAGCTAAAACTAATTATGCGTCCGCTTTATAATAAGCATCAAGATGACATCATCGACGGCACTTTCTCACGCACTATGATGGAAGACTGGAATAACGATGACGTAAACTTACTTAAATGGCGCGCAGAAACAGCAGAAACTAACTTTGAAAAGACCCCTGCTGGCGATGTAGAAATCTCTGAACAAGAATTTTTTGATAACGGTATTTTAATGGTAGCAATGGTTAAAGCAGGTGTTGAACTTGCATTTGAAACCATGACAGCAGCCGGCATTATCGAAGAGTCAGCTTACTACGAGTCATTACACGAAACGCCATTAATCGCCAATACTATTGCGCGTAAAAAGCTTTTTGAAATGAACCGTACTATCTCTGATACTGCAGAATACGGCTGTTATTTATATAACCATGCATGTTTACCATTACTTGCTGATTTTATGAAAAACGTTGATACAGACATTATAGGTAAAGGCCTTGGCGAGCACAGTAACCAAGTTGATAACCAAACATTAATTCAAGTTAACGCTGCATTGCGCGAACACCCAGTTGAGAAAGTAGGTGCTAAATTACGTGGCTACATGTCAGCAATGAAAAAGATTGTTTAA
- the ilvY gene encoding HTH-type transcriptional activator IlvY, translating into MDHKHLNYFLALAKTLHFGRASELCHISAPTLSRNIKHLEEEVGVALFVRDNRSVKLTREGESFIDYATATLANWQRFKTNVKDPQQHIYGKVSIYCSVTASYSFLHQILEQLRAQHQYIEITLNTGDPALAINRVLDGHELMAIAAKPNKLPAQIAFVDIGDSPLLLIGPKIQCPITQKLTHNSDDINWSDLEFIVPEQGFSRQRLEHWWRKNNIHGKIYAQVAGHEAMVSMVSLGLGVAMVPKIVLDNSPLQDKVQILTPKMQAPDGFDIGLAVLRKELNDPAISALWNIAQTLDAKAI; encoded by the coding sequence ATGGATCATAAACATTTAAACTACTTTTTAGCACTGGCTAAAACACTTCATTTTGGACGCGCAAGCGAGCTTTGTCATATAAGCGCACCCACTTTAAGCCGCAATATAAAACACTTGGAAGAAGAGGTAGGTGTTGCACTATTTGTACGCGATAACCGCAGTGTTAAATTAACGCGTGAGGGTGAGTCGTTTATTGATTACGCCACAGCAACGCTTGCTAATTGGCAGCGTTTTAAAACGAATGTGAAAGACCCACAACAACATATTTACGGCAAAGTAAGTATCTATTGCTCGGTTACTGCATCTTATAGTTTTTTACATCAAATATTAGAGCAGCTTCGTGCGCAGCATCAGTATATAGAAATAACATTAAATACAGGCGACCCTGCACTTGCTATAAACCGTGTGTTAGATGGGCATGAATTAATGGCTATTGCAGCTAAGCCAAATAAGTTACCGGCGCAAATTGCTTTTGTAGATATAGGGGATTCTCCACTTTTATTAATTGGACCAAAAATTCAATGCCCGATCACACAAAAACTAACACACAATAGTGATGACATTAATTGGTCTGATTTAGAATTTATTGTGCCAGAACAAGGTTTTTCTCGCCAAAGGTTAGAACACTGGTGGCGCAAAAATAATATTCACGGGAAAATTTACGCACAGGTTGCTGGGCACGAAGCAATGGTATCTATGGTGAGCTTAGGATTAGGTGTCGCAATGGTCCCTAAAATAGTGCTAGATAACAGCCCGCTGCAAGATAAAGTACAAATACTAACACCAAAAATGCAAGCGCCTGATGGGTTTGATATTGGTTTGGCAGTATTAAGGAAAGAGTTAAATGACCCTGCAATCAGTGCTTTGTGGAATATTGCGCAAACTTTAGATGCAAAAGCGATTTAA
- a CDS encoding GGDEF domain-containing protein, whose amino-acid sequence MNHAVSLAHSAQCLKKAIPLMVKYRMPVTPINYAIWYCYIQGNKPSLNAELDHVIALQQTCSQDKAKEIFDKHLTQDDLVFFQEMTEKFHTTMEQVQQDISTTLDHSKSFTTSLVDSQNELNMLVDVNSYNEILGCVERLTDDSIAMQDYAREFQTKLAVAYNEIKDLKEALNISKEAADTDTLTGFYNRGKFDSDIVNFCLEYSEQAQEDSLAVLIMFDIDHFKRFNDDFGHQKGDEVLRLVAKKVRENTTEAANVYRYGGEEFCITAYFDTINDIIAFADCIRLAIAKLAIRKKHDATAKRAISASFGLAILRPFTNSSVLVERADRALYIAKTHGRNRIEIAPDI is encoded by the coding sequence ATGAACCACGCCGTATCACTTGCTCATTCTGCTCAATGCCTAAAAAAGGCGATTCCTTTGATGGTAAAATACCGAATGCCGGTTACACCCATCAACTATGCAATTTGGTACTGTTATATTCAAGGAAACAAACCTTCATTAAATGCTGAGTTAGACCATGTTATTGCTCTGCAACAAACATGTTCACAAGACAAAGCAAAAGAAATTTTTGATAAACATTTAACGCAAGACGATCTCGTTTTTTTTCAAGAAATGACTGAAAAATTTCATACAACTATGGAGCAAGTTCAGCAAGATATAAGCACAACGCTTGATCACTCTAAAAGCTTTACGACGAGTTTAGTTGACTCACAAAATGAATTAAATATGCTTGTTGATGTAAACTCTTACAATGAGATACTAGGTTGTGTTGAGCGTTTAACCGACGATTCTATTGCAATGCAAGATTATGCTCGGGAGTTTCAGACTAAATTAGCCGTTGCCTACAATGAAATAAAAGATTTAAAAGAAGCACTCAATATTTCAAAGGAAGCAGCCGATACCGACACGCTTACGGGTTTTTATAATCGAGGTAAGTTTGATTCTGATATTGTAAACTTTTGCCTCGAATACTCAGAGCAAGCGCAAGAAGACTCTCTTGCCGTACTCATTATGTTTGATATTGATCATTTTAAGCGCTTTAACGATGATTTTGGCCATCAAAAGGGTGATGAAGTGCTTAGGCTAGTTGCTAAAAAAGTGAGAGAGAATACAACTGAAGCTGCAAATGTGTATAGATATGGTGGCGAGGAGTTTTGTATAACAGCCTACTTTGACACTATTAACGATATAATAGCATTTGCAGATTGTATTCGTTTAGCAATAGCAAAATTGGCGATTCGTAAAAAGCATGATGCAACTGCAAAACGTGCTATTTCAGCAAGTTTTGGCTTAGCAATTTTACGACCATTTACAAATAGTTCTGTTTTAGTTGAGCGTGCAGATAGAGCCTTATACATTGCCAAAACACATGGACGAAATCGTATAGAAATAGCCCCTGATATTTAA